One Sodalinema gerasimenkoae IPPAS B-353 DNA segment encodes these proteins:
- a CDS encoding GntR family transcriptional regulator → MKFHIQSDSDIPASNQLFNQIRFAIASRQFPPGHRLPSTRQLAMQTGLHRNTISKVYRQLEDIGLVEAQAGSGIYVRAQGHEGGGTHLSSPIWAQYPEAHDVIKRSLDELLNKGCSLNEARELFLGEIDWRLRCSARVLVTAPLQDIGVGELMSQELEQALKIPVQLVPMEELSEVLDKAHSGTVVTSRYFIGEAESVAAPKAVRVIPIDIYDYAKETELVKDLAKDSCLGLVSISSGLLRAAEVIVHSLRGDELLVITTELGNTYKLNAMVRSARTIICDRASLDAVKTAIQAAREDLIRPPQVTCFENYISSKSIELLKRELGLD, encoded by the coding sequence ATGAAATTTCATATTCAATCGGACAGCGACATTCCCGCCTCCAACCAACTCTTTAATCAAATTCGCTTTGCCATCGCCTCCCGTCAGTTTCCCCCCGGACATCGGTTACCCAGTACCCGGCAACTGGCGATGCAGACCGGCTTACACCGCAACACCATCAGTAAGGTCTACCGCCAACTCGAAGACATTGGCCTAGTGGAGGCTCAAGCCGGTTCTGGGATTTACGTTCGCGCTCAGGGCCACGAAGGCGGGGGAACACACCTGAGTTCTCCCATCTGGGCCCAATATCCCGAGGCCCACGATGTCATCAAACGCAGCCTAGACGAACTCCTCAACAAAGGCTGTTCCCTCAACGAAGCGCGAGAGTTATTTCTCGGGGAGATTGACTGGCGTTTACGCTGTAGCGCCCGGGTTTTGGTGACGGCCCCCCTCCAGGATATTGGTGTGGGAGAGTTGATGTCCCAAGAACTCGAACAAGCCCTAAAAATCCCCGTCCAACTGGTTCCCATGGAGGAGTTGTCGGAAGTTCTCGACAAGGCTCACTCAGGAACCGTCGTCACCAGTCGCTATTTCATTGGTGAAGCCGAATCCGTCGCCGCTCCCAAAGCCGTGCGGGTGATTCCCATCGATATTTATGATTACGCCAAGGAAACCGAACTGGTGAAAGACTTGGCTAAAGATAGCTGTTTGGGACTCGTGAGCATCAGTTCCGGGTTATTACGAGCCGCTGAAGTGATTGTCCATAGTCTGCGCGGTGACGAGTTACTGGTGATTACCACCGAGTTAGGGAATACCTATAAACTCAACGCCATGGTTCGTAGTGCCCGGACGATTATCTGCGATCGCGCCAGTCTCGATGCGGTCAAAACTGCCATCCAAGCCGCCCGAGAAGACCTGATTCGTCCCCCTCAAGTCACCTGCTTCGAGAACTACATCAGTAGTAAATCCATCGAACTGCTCAAACGAGAGTTGGGCTTAGACTAG
- the iscB gene encoding RNA-guided endonuclease IscB has product MSNHVFVLDTNRKPLTPCQPGVARSLLKAGKASVFRRYPFTIILNKEVDANPEPVEFKLDPGSNVTGIALKQGNRIIFAAELQHRGQQIKEALLSRRQLRRSRRNRKTRYRPARFLNRTRPEGWLAPSLQHRVDTLMTWVHRFRGLAPVGQITQELVRFDLQLMENPEISGVEYQQGELQGYEVREYLLEKWGRTCAYCGVKHVPLEVEHIQPRSKGGSDRVSNLTLACCSCNQAKGHGDIRDFLSGQPDVLSRLLGQAKSPLKDAAAVNSTRWALFKALKATGLPVTTGTGGQTKFNRLRLNLPKAHWLDAACVGDVESLDILTSKPLLIVAKGHGTRRMCGTNKYGFPTRHRSRRQIHNGFQTGDIVTATVTAGKKIGSYVGRVLCRASGSFDITTASGRVAGINHKYCKPIHRKDGYAYA; this is encoded by the coding sequence ATGTCTAACCATGTTTTCGTTTTAGATACCAACCGCAAGCCCCTGACCCCCTGCCAGCCAGGGGTCGCACGGTCACTACTCAAAGCCGGAAAAGCATCGGTATTTCGACGCTACCCATTCACCATTATTCTAAATAAGGAGGTTGATGCGAATCCTGAACCGGTCGAATTCAAATTAGACCCAGGCTCTAACGTCACTGGAATTGCCCTGAAGCAAGGGAATCGAATCATCTTTGCTGCCGAGTTGCAGCACCGAGGACAGCAGATTAAGGAAGCACTGCTGTCTCGTCGTCAACTCCGACGTTCTCGACGAAACCGCAAGACCCGATATCGACCAGCTCGGTTCTTGAATCGGACTCGTCCCGAAGGTTGGTTAGCTCCCAGCTTGCAGCATCGAGTAGATACTCTAATGACCTGGGTTCACCGATTTCGTGGACTTGCCCCAGTTGGCCAGATTACTCAAGAGCTAGTACGGTTCGACCTGCAATTGATGGAAAACCCTGAGATCTCAGGTGTTGAGTATCAGCAGGGAGAATTACAAGGCTATGAAGTTAGGGAATACCTGTTGGAGAAGTGGGGCAGAACCTGTGCTTACTGTGGGGTGAAACATGTACCACTTGAAGTTGAGCATATCCAGCCTCGGTCTAAGGGTGGCTCTGACCGGGTTTCTAACCTGACTCTGGCTTGCTGCTCATGCAATCAAGCCAAAGGCCATGGGGACATTCGGGATTTTTTATCGGGCCAGCCTGATGTCCTGAGTCGTCTTCTGGGGCAGGCCAAATCACCCCTTAAAGATGCGGCTGCCGTTAACTCGACCCGATGGGCCTTGTTCAAGGCTCTCAAAGCAACAGGACTCCCAGTTACCACAGGAACTGGCGGGCAAACGAAGTTCAATCGACTTCGGCTTAACCTACCCAAGGCTCATTGGCTTGATGCTGCCTGTGTTGGAGACGTCGAATCACTCGACATTCTGACGTCAAAACCGTTGCTGATTGTAGCGAAGGGGCATGGAACTCGTCGGATGTGCGGGACGAATAAGTATGGATTCCCTACTCGTCACCGCTCCAGGAGACAAATTCACAACGGTTTTCAGACTGGCGACATCGTGACGGCTACGGTCACGGCAGGGAAGAAAATTGGCTCCTATGTAGGACGGGTTCTCTGCCGTGCGTCTGGCAGTTTTGATATTACCACCGCCTCGGGACGGGTGGCAGGTATCAACCACAAATACTGCAAACCTATTCACCGAAAGGATGGTTACGCCTATGCTTGA
- a CDS encoding AAA family ATPase yields MIASLDVATVYRACNPSQTLDVTRRQDRRYYVDLSKTRGGDLLGELDATIRVFCPQEPTCQLLAGHIGCGKSTELRRLQAILQHHNFAVVYFESSQDLDMADLDVGDVLLAIARQVYDRFGKNIVIPPGGQLFSLVKTANSLVSTEIPPLEDPRDGDRFRGQLQQLSQRTHGRPDLRSQLRQYLEPRIQTFLDAFNQELINPVVEHLRQQGKIGLVILVDNLDRLESSQKPWGRPQPEYLFVDRGDRLCKLNCHVVYTIPSSLLFSRDLSRLNLSLGVDPKVLPMVSIKHRQGSPSKPGLSRLRQLILARAFPDATPQERQQWCDRLFDDSQTLNRLCYASGGHPRNLLRLFHRQIEKERQFPLSQTSLHSTLRERRDQLLRSITRDEKELLKFVVKHKKISGDADYQPLIRSLLIFEYRDNKGSWFDVNPLLKTSTFK; encoded by the coding sequence ATGATTGCATCCTTAGATGTGGCGACCGTGTATCGAGCCTGTAATCCCAGTCAAACCCTCGATGTTACCCGTCGCCAAGACCGTCGTTACTATGTTGATTTATCCAAAACCCGAGGGGGCGATCTCCTCGGGGAACTCGATGCAACGATCCGTGTCTTTTGTCCTCAAGAACCCACCTGTCAGTTATTAGCTGGTCATATCGGCTGCGGCAAATCCACGGAACTGCGACGGCTTCAGGCTATCTTGCAACACCATAACTTTGCCGTGGTTTATTTTGAGTCTTCCCAAGACTTAGATATGGCCGATTTAGATGTGGGGGATGTGCTGTTGGCGATCGCCCGGCAAGTTTACGATCGTTTTGGTAAAAACATCGTGATTCCGCCCGGGGGACAACTTTTTTCCCTGGTCAAAACAGCCAATAGTCTCGTATCCACCGAAATTCCGCCCCTCGAAGACCCCAGAGATGGCGATCGCTTCCGGGGACAACTCCAACAACTGAGTCAGCGAACCCACGGACGACCGGATTTGCGATCGCAACTGCGACAATATCTCGAACCTCGGATTCAGACCTTCCTCGATGCCTTCAATCAGGAACTCATCAATCCCGTGGTCGAGCACTTACGGCAACAAGGCAAAATCGGTCTGGTGATTTTAGTCGATAATCTCGATCGCCTCGAAAGCAGTCAAAAACCCTGGGGACGACCCCAACCTGAATATCTATTTGTCGATCGCGGCGATCGCCTCTGTAAACTCAACTGTCATGTGGTGTATACCATCCCCTCCAGTCTCCTCTTTTCCCGCGACCTCAGCCGCCTCAATCTCAGCCTTGGAGTCGATCCTAAGGTGCTCCCAATGGTCTCCATTAAACACCGCCAGGGCAGCCCCTCGAAGCCCGGATTAAGCCGATTACGGCAGCTTATCCTAGCCCGGGCCTTTCCCGATGCCACCCCCCAAGAACGCCAGCAATGGTGCGATCGCCTCTTTGACGACTCTCAAACCCTCAATCGCCTCTGTTACGCCAGTGGCGGACATCCCCGAAATTTGCTACGCTTATTTCACCGTCAAATCGAAAAAGAACGACAATTTCCCCTCTCCCAAACGTCCCTTCACTCCACCCTCCGCGAACGCCGCGACCAACTTCTACGCAGTATTACCCGTGACGAGAAAGAACTCTTAAAGTTTGTCGTCAAACACAAAAAAATTAGTGGTGACGCTGACTATCAACCCTTAATTCGCAGCCTTTTAATCTTTGAATATCGCGACAATAAAGGGTCATGGTTTGACGTTAATCCACTTTTAAAAACTTCAACCTTCAAATAA
- a CDS encoding AAA family ATPase, with amino-acid sequence MMGFVSPTDTPAPEVQDNQLAELRFCLEAAEGQFKLMFVRCNYQTLRSQLLQHLQQSTSLKIQDIQIQPNACSLFHALYPYRTPHHPDVLSLSGLEAVNDPDRLLHSANPVREEFRKYFPCPLLLWVNDRLLKQLIRLVPDFESWGTTYHFRLSPAQLRQELRQQSDRLEQRLLQGESIQWHPNATLTQDRDREELRSALEALQQQHQRLTPELAAQVQVLVGRNAYERPRIPLDTARRHFLNALHYWQTQPQDPRTLQKQALLHLHLGLVALRDHDSRRLDHHSHPDAETALDTARQHLQRCADLFEENHQAEAVAKVLPLLGETLHRLGDWDNLSQLAHRAISLHKTYGDPLHLALDYGFLAKIACLEERWYRAQTWADRALQQLAQLDIQRPFPPPFQHLITQEIRLLLVSAQQHLQRAHSAQENLQMALADLPRALQDSAHQIDPHCYLRLLDRLRSGYTLHQQHLAAFEIKQRQRSIEQQYGFRAFIGAGQLKPQREHFPYTLTSAAAAKPGHVAPEILASPRRQDIETIRERLARPEFKLITLYGPSGVGKTSLIDAGLVPALQRASIGVRTALPIVLRVYDDWSDRLGQHLAQSLDIDAANPQTQSQQHLLAALERASQRNQFIVLIFDQFEEFFFANTKIEQRLPFYDFLRACFDISYVKVLLSLREDYMHCLLECDRHLNLSDVDHNLLDQHRLYYLRSFSPDDTRHLIRHLSETRPHLDLEPALIDAIVEDLAQESGDVRPIELQLIGAQLQHHHITHLDQYRQLGKNPKQQLVEDFLEDVIQDCGPENEAAARHLLYRLTNKEGHRPIKAYSELAQNSGQTPQSLDLMLDICVKSGLVSLLPEAPEPRFQLVHDYLVSFIRLSRERADVQAKVDLQETNLRLHEEKAILQQLTEAQERQRQTDARMKRLWILGAVLSLLGAGVLAVVANLAIRAQKTAAIAEIKARNAAARAYLPLTPPDSFSALLESLRAGERFKELNPSEPELLREIVPQLQQSLEVTFEQNRIDSPSKGILDLSFSPDGSFLATVGLENTLDLWASDGNLLQRIAAHDKAVTSLSISADTQRILTGSDDRSAKLWSRDGELLQVLQNGEATVTTVAIAPDGETWAIADAEGQVSLWTGEEGPDQTIAAHDSWVLGLSFHPDGDRFATASRDGTVKLWNREMGTLLQTLPPQEGGITSLDFSPDGATLATSDANGNVWLRRGPNYQQIQPLTAVSESRILNLVFSPDGQFMATTTAEGVIYIWTANGELLRELRGHQDAVWGASFSPDGGRLASASSDTTVRLWQIRREVETVLEAQQGEVWAVDVSPGGDLLASAHEGGAIQLWTLDGQRSERLLGHEDMVLNVSFSPDGQFLVSTGTDDTVRLWRLGEPEAVRVWSPGQGVRTASFSPDGRSLVTAGDDGTLVLWRVADGVRQRTIQAHDEAINSVAWHPDGTRLISASRDRTLRLWSREGALQATLESGSGSTGSVNWVSFSPEGDWIASASSDNRIRLWTLDGELNQVLQGHTARVNWVSFSPEGMPLQLVSGSDDRTVRLWQFDEGQEEFVNTEVFKGHGDSVLSVLFSPRQEVVASASKDGTVRLWLLPSLGNFEALFERGCAWIGDYLNHGVPLQAGEGLSCRPD; translated from the coding sequence ATGATGGGTTTTGTTTCTCCAACTGACACTCCTGCCCCCGAAGTTCAAGACAATCAACTCGCTGAACTTCGGTTTTGTCTTGAAGCCGCCGAGGGGCAGTTCAAACTCATGTTTGTCCGTTGTAACTACCAAACCCTGCGCTCTCAACTGCTTCAGCATCTCCAACAGAGCACATCCCTGAAAATTCAGGACATTCAAATCCAGCCCAATGCCTGTAGCCTCTTTCACGCCCTCTATCCCTATCGCACCCCCCATCATCCTGATGTACTGTCCCTCAGTGGACTAGAAGCCGTCAACGACCCCGATCGCCTTCTGCACTCAGCCAATCCCGTCCGCGAGGAATTTCGTAAATACTTTCCCTGTCCCTTGCTGCTGTGGGTGAACGATCGCCTCCTCAAACAACTAATCCGGCTCGTTCCCGACTTTGAAAGTTGGGGAACCACCTATCACTTCCGCCTCTCCCCCGCACAACTGCGTCAAGAACTGCGTCAGCAGAGCGATCGCCTCGAACAGCGACTCCTCCAAGGAGAGAGCATCCAATGGCATCCCAACGCCACCCTCACCCAAGACCGCGATCGCGAAGAACTACGCAGCGCCCTAGAAGCCCTACAACAGCAACATCAACGCCTCACCCCCGAACTCGCCGCCCAAGTCCAAGTCCTCGTAGGGCGCAACGCCTACGAACGGCCCCGCATTCCCCTCGACACCGCCCGCCGCCACTTCCTCAACGCCCTCCACTATTGGCAAACCCAGCCCCAAGACCCCAGAACCCTACAAAAACAAGCCCTTCTCCATCTCCATCTGGGTCTGGTGGCCCTGCGCGATCATGACAGCCGCCGCCTCGATCACCACAGCCATCCCGACGCCGAAACCGCCCTAGACACCGCGCGTCAACATCTGCAACGCTGCGCTGATCTCTTCGAGGAGAACCATCAAGCCGAAGCCGTCGCCAAAGTTCTGCCCCTTTTAGGGGAAACCCTGCACCGGCTAGGAGATTGGGACAATCTCAGCCAACTGGCCCACCGGGCCATCAGCCTCCATAAAACCTATGGCGACCCCCTCCACCTGGCCCTCGACTATGGCTTTCTGGCTAAAATTGCCTGTTTAGAAGAACGTTGGTATCGGGCCCAAACTTGGGCCGATCGCGCCCTACAACAACTGGCCCAACTGGATATTCAACGTCCCTTCCCCCCACCCTTCCAACACCTAATCACCCAGGAAATTCGCCTGCTGCTTGTGAGCGCCCAGCAGCATCTCCAACGCGCCCACAGCGCCCAGGAAAACCTACAAATGGCCCTGGCAGACCTCCCCCGAGCTTTGCAAGACTCCGCCCACCAAATTGACCCCCATTGCTATCTGCGACTACTCGATCGCCTGCGCAGTGGCTATACCCTGCATCAACAGCATCTCGCCGCCTTTGAAATCAAACAGCGGCAACGCTCGATTGAACAACAATATGGCTTCCGGGCCTTTATCGGTGCCGGTCAACTCAAGCCACAACGGGAACATTTCCCATATACTCTCACCTCCGCCGCCGCCGCCAAACCCGGTCACGTCGCCCCGGAAATCCTGGCCTCACCCCGCCGACAGGATATTGAGACCATTCGGGAACGGTTGGCCCGTCCTGAATTTAAACTCATTACCCTCTACGGTCCCTCTGGCGTCGGCAAAACCTCCCTCATTGACGCGGGATTGGTTCCGGCCCTGCAACGGGCCAGTATTGGTGTGCGCACCGCCTTGCCGATTGTCCTACGGGTTTACGATGATTGGAGCGATCGCCTCGGACAACACCTGGCCCAATCCCTCGATATCGATGCCGCCAATCCCCAGACCCAATCCCAGCAACATCTCTTGGCGGCCCTCGAACGGGCCAGTCAGCGCAATCAGTTTATCGTGCTGATTTTCGACCAATTTGAGGAATTTTTCTTTGCCAACACCAAAATTGAGCAACGGCTACCCTTCTACGACTTCCTGCGGGCCTGCTTTGATATTTCCTATGTCAAAGTGCTGCTATCCCTCCGAGAAGACTATATGCACTGTCTGCTGGAGTGCGATCGCCACCTCAACCTCAGCGATGTCGACCATAATCTCCTCGATCAGCATCGCCTCTACTACCTACGCAGTTTCTCCCCTGACGACACCCGTCACCTAATTCGCCACCTCAGTGAAACCCGCCCCCACCTTGACCTCGAACCCGCGCTCATTGATGCGATCGTCGAAGATTTAGCCCAAGAATCCGGCGATGTGCGCCCCATTGAACTGCAACTCATTGGCGCTCAGCTACAACACCACCACATCACCCATCTCGACCAATACCGACAACTGGGGAAAAACCCCAAACAGCAATTGGTGGAAGACTTCCTAGAAGATGTCATCCAAGATTGCGGGCCCGAGAACGAAGCGGCGGCCCGTCATCTGCTCTATCGTCTGACCAATAAAGAGGGACATCGCCCCATTAAGGCCTATTCCGAACTGGCCCAAAACTCCGGCCAAACCCCCCAGTCCCTGGATTTGATGTTAGACATCTGCGTTAAATCCGGGTTAGTGTCCCTACTTCCAGAAGCCCCTGAACCCCGTTTTCAACTGGTCCATGATTACCTGGTGTCCTTTATTCGCCTCTCGCGGGAGCGGGCTGATGTGCAAGCTAAGGTGGATTTACAGGAGACGAACCTACGGCTTCATGAGGAGAAGGCGATTCTACAACAACTGACCGAGGCCCAGGAACGGCAACGACAAACCGATGCTCGGATGAAACGACTTTGGATTCTCGGGGCCGTACTCTCCTTATTGGGGGCTGGGGTGCTGGCGGTGGTGGCTAACCTGGCTATCCGCGCCCAAAAAACGGCGGCGATCGCCGAAATTAAAGCCCGTAATGCCGCTGCACGAGCCTATTTACCCCTGACCCCCCCGGATTCCTTTTCCGCCCTATTAGAGAGTCTCAGAGCTGGGGAGCGATTCAAGGAACTGAACCCCTCGGAACCGGAACTGCTGCGGGAAATCGTCCCGCAACTGCAACAGTCCCTAGAAGTGACCTTTGAGCAAAATCGCATCGATAGTCCCAGCAAGGGCATTTTGGATCTGAGTTTTAGTCCTGATGGCAGTTTTTTGGCTACGGTGGGGTTAGAAAATACCCTCGACCTCTGGGCCAGTGATGGAAACCTACTTCAGCGGATTGCCGCTCATGATAAGGCCGTCACCAGTTTAAGTATTAGTGCCGACACACAACGGATTTTAACCGGAAGTGACGATCGCAGCGCCAAACTCTGGAGTCGTGATGGTGAGTTATTACAGGTTTTACAAAATGGGGAAGCGACGGTGACGACGGTAGCCATTGCCCCGGATGGTGAAACTTGGGCGATCGCCGATGCGGAGGGCCAGGTGAGCCTCTGGACTGGGGAGGAGGGCCCAGACCAAACTATCGCCGCTCATGACAGTTGGGTTTTGGGCTTGAGTTTCCACCCCGACGGCGATCGCTTTGCCACGGCGAGTCGGGATGGGACTGTTAAACTCTGGAATCGTGAGATGGGAACCCTACTTCAGACGCTCCCTCCTCAGGAAGGTGGTATTACCAGTCTAGACTTTAGTCCCGATGGCGCAACCTTAGCCACCAGTGATGCGAATGGCAATGTCTGGTTACGGCGCGGCCCCAACTATCAACAGATTCAACCCCTAACAGCGGTGAGTGAGAGTCGCATTCTCAATCTGGTCTTTAGTCCCGATGGCCAGTTTATGGCTACGACCACCGCTGAGGGAGTCATTTATATTTGGACTGCCAACGGGGAGTTACTGCGGGAGTTACGGGGTCATCAGGATGCTGTCTGGGGGGCCAGTTTTAGTCCCGATGGGGGACGCTTAGCCAGTGCTAGTTCCGATACCACGGTGCGCCTCTGGCAGATTCGGCGAGAGGTGGAGACGGTTTTAGAGGCGCAACAGGGGGAAGTTTGGGCGGTGGACGTCTCCCCTGGGGGAGATTTGTTAGCCTCGGCTCATGAGGGGGGAGCGATACAACTCTGGACGTTGGATGGCCAGCGGTCTGAGCGTTTGCTGGGCCATGAGGATATGGTTCTGAATGTGAGTTTTAGTCCCGATGGTCAGTTTTTGGTCTCGACAGGGACTGATGATACGGTGCGATTATGGCGACTCGGGGAACCGGAAGCAGTGCGGGTATGGTCGCCGGGCCAGGGGGTGCGCACGGCTAGTTTTAGTCCCGATGGTCGCAGTTTAGTTACGGCTGGGGATGATGGAACTTTAGTCCTTTGGCGAGTCGCCGATGGGGTTCGACAACGGACGATTCAGGCTCATGATGAGGCTATCAATAGTGTGGCTTGGCATCCTGATGGGACTCGGTTGATCTCCGCCAGTCGCGATCGCACTCTGCGGCTGTGGAGTCGTGAGGGAGCGCTTCAGGCGACGTTAGAAAGTGGCTCGGGGTCAACGGGGTCTGTGAATTGGGTCAGTTTTAGCCCTGAGGGGGATTGGATTGCTTCGGCCAGTTCAGATAATCGGATTCGCCTCTGGACTTTGGATGGGGAGTTGAATCAGGTGTTGCAAGGTCATACGGCTCGGGTGAATTGGGTCAGTTTTAGTCCTGAGGGAATGCCCCTGCAACTGGTTTCGGGCAGTGACGATCGCACGGTGCGGCTTTGGCAGTTCGATGAGGGCCAGGAGGAGTTTGTCAATACTGAGGTGTTTAAGGGCCATGGGGATAGTGTGTTGAGTGTGTTGTTCTCACCTCGGCAGGAGGTGGTGGCGTCGGCGAGCAAGGATGGCACGGTGCGCCTGTGGCTGTTGCCGAGTTTGGGCAATTTTGAGGCGTTATTTGAGCGAGGCTGTGCTTGGATTGGCGACTATCTCAAT